A single window of Opisthocomus hoazin isolate bOpiHoa1 chromosome 5, bOpiHoa1.hap1, whole genome shotgun sequence DNA harbors:
- the GPAT3 gene encoding glycerol-3-phosphate acyltransferase 3 isoform X5: MEKEIARLHQVDFEFSDIFYFCRKGFEAIVEDEVTQRFSSEELVSWNLLTRTNVNFHYISLRLTVVWVIGVIVRYCFLLPLRFTLAAIGITSMIVGTTMVGQLPNSSVKNYLSEVVHLTCSRILVRALSGTIHYHNKENKPQKGGICVANHTSPIDAIILTNDGCYAMVGQVHGGLMGVIQRATVKACPHVWFERSEIRDRHLVTKRLREHVADKSKLPILIFPEGTCINNTSVMMFKKGSFEIGGTIYPVAIKYDPQFGDAFWNSSKYNIVSYLLRIMTSWAIVCNVWYMPPMVRKEGEDAVQFANRVRSAIAHQGGLTELPWDGGLKRAKVKDTFKEQQQKNYSKMLVRNGSIGGLSSGMESD; encoded by the exons ATGGAAAAAGAAATTGCGCGTCTGCATCAAGTGGACTTTGAATTCTCTGACATATTCTACTTCTGCAGAAAAGGATTTGAGGCCATTGTGGAAGATGAAGTCACCCAGAGATTTTCCTCTGAAGAGCTGGTCTCCTGGAATCTCCTCACAAGGACTAATGTCAACTTTCACTACATCAGTCTGAGGCTGACTGTTGTGTGGGTCATTGGAGTTATAGTGCGGTACTGCTTCCTGCTGCCACTACG CTTTACCCTTGCTGCCATTGGGATTACCTCAATGATTGTGGGGACAACAATGGTAGGACAGCTGCCAAACAGCAG TGTGAAAAACTATCTGAGTGAAGTGGTCCACCTCACATGTTCCCGCATCCTTGTTAGAGCTCTATCTGGCACTATCCATTACCATAACAA GGAAAACAAACCTCAGAAAGGAGGAATTTGTGTTGCCAACCACACATCACCGATAGATGCGATCATTTTGACAAATGATGGATGCTATGCAATG GTTGGCCAGGTTCATGGTGGACTGATGGGAGTTATTCAGAGAGCTACGGTCAAGGCCTGTCCTCATGTCTGGTTTGAACGCTCGGAAATCAGAGACCGCCATCTAGTGACAAAAAG ACTCAGGGAACATGTGGCGGATAAAAGCAAGCTCCCAATCTTAATTTTTCCAGAAG GCACCTGCATAAACAATACATCTGTGATGATGTTCAAGAAGGGGAGCTTTGAAATAGGAGGGACAATATATCCTGTTGCAATCAAA TATGATCCTCAGTTTGGAGATGCATTCTGGAACAGCAGCAAATATAAcattgtgagctatctgctgcgAATAATGACCAGCTGGGCCATTGTTTGTAATGTGTGGTACATGCCACCGATGGTTAGAAAG GAAGGTGAAGATGCTGTTCAGTTTGCCAACAGAGTGAGGTCAGCCATTGCTCACCAAGGAGGACTGACTGAACTTCCCTG GGATGGAGGTCTGAAAAGAGCAAAAGTCAAAGATACTTTCAAagaacaacagcagaaaaactaCAGCAAGATGCTAGTGAGAAATGGATCAATAGGAGGTCTGTCTAGTGGAATGGAGTCAGACTGA
- the GPAT3 gene encoding glycerol-3-phosphate acyltransferase 3 isoform X2, with amino-acid sequence MAVQAGKARHCSHAISAVPAVLNLNPGLVSAKKQEPGEPAAWLMLNQGLFKEKVFPVLLGTEEEWCLCGIIERDETPMEKEIARLHQVDFEFSDIFYFCRKGFEAIVEDEVTQRFSSEELVSWNLLTRTNVNFHYISLRLTVVWVIGVIVRYCFLLPLRFTLAAIGITSMIVGTTMVGQLPNSSVKNYLSEVVHLTCSRILVRALSGTIHYHNKENKPQKGGICVANHTSPIDAIILTNDGCYAMVGQVHGGLMGVIQRATVKACPHVWFERSEIRDRHLVTKRLREHVADKSKLPILIFPEGTCINNTSVMMFKKGSFEIGGTIYPVAIKYDPQFGDAFWNSSKYNIVSYLLRIMTSWAIVCNVWYMPPMVRKEGEDAVQFANRVRSAIAHQGGLTELPWDGGLKRAKVKDTFKEQQQKNYSKMLVRNGSIGGLSSGMESD; translated from the exons ATGGCTGTGCAGGCTGGCAAGGCAAGACATTGCAGCCATGCTATctcagctgtgccagcagtgttAAACTTGAACCCTGGGCTGGTTTCAGCCAAGAAGCAGGAGCCAGGGGAGCCAGCTGCTTGGCTGATGCTGAACCAGGGGCTGTTTAAGGAGAAAGTGTTCCCAGTTCTCCTGGGAACTGAAGAGGAGTGGTGCTTGTGTG GTATCATTGAAAGAGATGAAACGCCTATGGAAAAAGAAATTGCGCGTCTGCATCAAGTGGACTTTGAATTCTCTGACATATTCTACTTCTGCAGAAAAGGATTTGAGGCCATTGTGGAAGATGAAGTCACCCAGAGATTTTCCTCTGAAGAGCTGGTCTCCTGGAATCTCCTCACAAGGACTAATGTCAACTTTCACTACATCAGTCTGAGGCTGACTGTTGTGTGGGTCATTGGAGTTATAGTGCGGTACTGCTTCCTGCTGCCACTACG CTTTACCCTTGCTGCCATTGGGATTACCTCAATGATTGTGGGGACAACAATGGTAGGACAGCTGCCAAACAGCAG TGTGAAAAACTATCTGAGTGAAGTGGTCCACCTCACATGTTCCCGCATCCTTGTTAGAGCTCTATCTGGCACTATCCATTACCATAACAA GGAAAACAAACCTCAGAAAGGAGGAATTTGTGTTGCCAACCACACATCACCGATAGATGCGATCATTTTGACAAATGATGGATGCTATGCAATG GTTGGCCAGGTTCATGGTGGACTGATGGGAGTTATTCAGAGAGCTACGGTCAAGGCCTGTCCTCATGTCTGGTTTGAACGCTCGGAAATCAGAGACCGCCATCTAGTGACAAAAAG ACTCAGGGAACATGTGGCGGATAAAAGCAAGCTCCCAATCTTAATTTTTCCAGAAG GCACCTGCATAAACAATACATCTGTGATGATGTTCAAGAAGGGGAGCTTTGAAATAGGAGGGACAATATATCCTGTTGCAATCAAA TATGATCCTCAGTTTGGAGATGCATTCTGGAACAGCAGCAAATATAAcattgtgagctatctgctgcgAATAATGACCAGCTGGGCCATTGTTTGTAATGTGTGGTACATGCCACCGATGGTTAGAAAG GAAGGTGAAGATGCTGTTCAGTTTGCCAACAGAGTGAGGTCAGCCATTGCTCACCAAGGAGGACTGACTGAACTTCCCTG GGATGGAGGTCTGAAAAGAGCAAAAGTCAAAGATACTTTCAAagaacaacagcagaaaaactaCAGCAAGATGCTAGTGAGAAATGGATCAATAGGAGGTCTGTCTAGTGGAATGGAGTCAGACTGA
- the GPAT3 gene encoding glycerol-3-phosphate acyltransferase 3 isoform X6 — translation MIVGTTMVGQLPNSSVKNYLSEVVHLTCSRILVRALSGTIHYHNKENKPQKGGICVANHTSPIDAIILTNDGCYAMVGQVHGGLMGVIQRATVKACPHVWFERSEIRDRHLVTKRLREHVADKSKLPILIFPEGTCINNTSVMMFKKGSFEIGGTIYPVAIKYDPQFGDAFWNSSKYNIVSYLLRIMTSWAIVCNVWYMPPMVRKEGEDAVQFANRVRSAIAHQGGLTELPWDGGLKRAKVKDTFKEQQQKNYSKMLVRNGSIGGLSSGMESD, via the exons ATGATTGTGGGGACAACAATGGTAGGACAGCTGCCAAACAGCAG TGTGAAAAACTATCTGAGTGAAGTGGTCCACCTCACATGTTCCCGCATCCTTGTTAGAGCTCTATCTGGCACTATCCATTACCATAACAA GGAAAACAAACCTCAGAAAGGAGGAATTTGTGTTGCCAACCACACATCACCGATAGATGCGATCATTTTGACAAATGATGGATGCTATGCAATG GTTGGCCAGGTTCATGGTGGACTGATGGGAGTTATTCAGAGAGCTACGGTCAAGGCCTGTCCTCATGTCTGGTTTGAACGCTCGGAAATCAGAGACCGCCATCTAGTGACAAAAAG ACTCAGGGAACATGTGGCGGATAAAAGCAAGCTCCCAATCTTAATTTTTCCAGAAG GCACCTGCATAAACAATACATCTGTGATGATGTTCAAGAAGGGGAGCTTTGAAATAGGAGGGACAATATATCCTGTTGCAATCAAA TATGATCCTCAGTTTGGAGATGCATTCTGGAACAGCAGCAAATATAAcattgtgagctatctgctgcgAATAATGACCAGCTGGGCCATTGTTTGTAATGTGTGGTACATGCCACCGATGGTTAGAAAG GAAGGTGAAGATGCTGTTCAGTTTGCCAACAGAGTGAGGTCAGCCATTGCTCACCAAGGAGGACTGACTGAACTTCCCTG GGATGGAGGTCTGAAAAGAGCAAAAGTCAAAGATACTTTCAAagaacaacagcagaaaaactaCAGCAAGATGCTAGTGAGAAATGGATCAATAGGAGGTCTGTCTAGTGGAATGGAGTCAGACTGA